A window of Chryseobacterium sp. IHB B 17019 genomic DNA:
AAGGCTCTTTCTTATAAGCCTATTCATTTATAACTTGGTGGGTACATAGTTAATATTATCATTGGCTTCTTGAAATATAAAGCTGATTAACCATTTCTTCCTATCTTTGCATTATGGAAGAACTGGAACGAAAAATATTAGAAATTGTGAAAGAAAAACAAAAGAGAACCGGGGGAAATAACGGTAATTTCTTCGGCGATTTTGACCATCTACTAAACTTATCGATCCCAGAGCGGAATGCGTTTCTTGAACGCCTGGCAGCACAGAAAAAAATAGTCATCCGTGAGGGTTCAAATCAGCGTATGATTATGCTGCCTTAATCTGTACAAACCATAGAAATTAAATATTTCCTGTTGACTTTGTTTTTGCTGCTCAAAATACTCTTGAAAAACGATCGATATGAGCTTTCAAACATTTCGTGAAAAATTTACCGCACTGGCCAAAAAATTTAAATTCTTCTTACTAGCCGACCACAGAAAAGCCGTAGGTTAAAATTGCTGAACTAACGCTGATATTGCCTGCTTTAGGCCTGTTTTTATCTTTGGGAGTACTTTAACCAATTTGGAATAATATACTTTCTTTACTTTGATTTGAAGGACGCTGTTTTCAGCGCTTTACCCAGGGCAGATGCCGGTGATTTAAATTAGTGTTATCCTATCTCTGCTGGTTACAATCCTAATTCCTGATCTGTTCCGCAGGCGTGAAGGTGGAGATGCATCCGTTGAGTGGAGCTGGTGAAAGCGGACGAAATGGATTTTCCATACTTGCCATTATTATCATTACCATTTTTGTGCTGATGGGTTTTTATGTCCTGCTGAAAGCTTACGGATTTCCGACCACCGTCACCTTGATATTTTTAATTTTTGCAGGACTCTCTGGTTACTTCTATTTGTTTGTGCATTAGAACCTTGGATTCGGCATTGGTATATTGTTGGCCAATACATACATGTTTTTCGCAGCAAAAAAAGGTGCCAGCTATACTGCTACGGTTAAGCTCAGGTTCGATATTGTACTAAGCAAACATTCGGATGTGCCAATACTTTCTGAGAAAGATACTTGTAAATACCTCATATATAATAGCCAATTCCATGATCTTATATGTATTTTAAGTCTGGAGATAAGCTAACGTTGTTGCGGTTTTTCAATGATTAACGATCATCACATTTTTTAGTTAAAAAAAAAATAATATTTTAGAAGATACATTAAATCACTATGATTTTGAGAACACGACGTGAAAAACTAATTAATGAGTTTTGTGCCAATGGCAATTTAGAGACGTACCGCGTTATCCTGACCAAAATTCTTGACGAATTTCAAGCTAGTGGTGTCAAAATATCAGCACGTTACGATGTTGATTTTTCCAATTTTGAGGATTATAGTACAGACAATCACACACGAATTCGTATAAGTCTAAGGAACGTAGTAGAACCATTAGAAGTATTTTGGATACTTTTTCATGAGTATGGGCATTTTCAGTCACCTAAAAGAAAAGCACAAGACAATGAGGTGCTGAGGGAGGAGATGGCTTGGCAATATGCAAGCAGCACACTAAAAAATTATCCCGAATTGGCTAAGTATAAAGAGAGTTACGATGCATGTAGAAAACGCTGTCTCAATAGTTATTACCATAAGCACGGATTACCTTTAATTCAGTAACTAACGGAGAGATTTACTTACAGCATTAAGGATAATAAACAAAAATTTTTTCTAATTATATTTTCTTATACCTTCTATAAAAATTTCATCAGTGTAATCATATATAATCCCTACACTATATCTAGCTCTCGTAAGTGCTACGTATAGTTTTGCAATATCGAATGCATTTTTAACCCTCGTTTTGCCGGACTTATCCTTTACGGTTTTCGTTAAAAGCCCATCTTTTAGATACTGAATAATAGGTTCAGTTGGATGTATCAGTACCCGGTCAAAGCCGAGACCTTTACAATTTCCATAATTCCATTCTGGTTCAATGGCTGAATGATATTTTAGTATAGTGGGAGAATATTTTCCGATATACTCTTTAATTTGGTTTTTTTTAACTAGAAAAATACCGCTGTGATCATTAACTGCATTTCTGCATTCAATACAATCGCATGGCATACTTGGAGGCAAATCGGGATATAACTTGGAGGAAAAATCACATATTTCAGCACTGTTCCTATGAGAATATTGTAATGTTAGTTCATCAACAACACAGTCCCTTTTGCATTTATCGAGTATGAATTGTTTAATCTTACCATCTTTATACTGATTGTTCTTTTTCTCATTGTGTGTTAGGTAAGTAACTTGACGCGGGTCTCCAACTAATGTGGTCTTAATCTTTGTTTTAAAAAATAACCTTAATAGTTCAAGATCGTTACCAGCAAGATCCTGAACTTCATCGATGAATAAATGGTCATAT
This region includes:
- a CDS encoding UvrD-helicase domain-containing protein, which codes for MQLPNNKLIISVAGSGKTTYLVRQALEILYETVVITTYTEANEKEIRKKFYEINGSIPANITIQTWFSFLIQHGVKPYQGTLFDGNINGMLLVNASSGINYRNSKGISVPFTEEKDFLKHYFTTSGKIYSDKLSKFVIRCNEKSNGMVVNRLAKIYDHLFIDEVQDLAGNDLELLRLFFKTKIKTTLVGDPRQVTYLTHNEKKNNQYKDGKIKQFILDKCKRDCVVDELTLQYSHRNSAEICDFSSKLYPDLPPSMPCDCIECRNAVNDHSGIFLVKKNQIKEYIGKYSPTILKYHSAIEPEWNYGNCKGLGFDRVLIHPTEPIIQYLKDGLLTKTVKDKSGKTRVKNAFDIAKLYVALTRARYSVGIIYDYTDEIFIEGIRKYN